AGCTTCCGGTTCGGTGCTTTCATAGAGTTTGCAAAACGCCGTGTAACCGCCGTTGCGGATATAATTGAATATCCGAATCGGGTCGATCTTTTCACTTTTTGACAGCAAAACACGGTCTTGATGCTTGTAAAAGGGGATATCATCCTGCTTTTCGATCCTCTCACGGCTGACCGGGTCACGGTAGAGCAGATCCTCGACAACATCTCCATGCACTACGGATTCGATAATCCGCGGGATGTCTGCGGGATCTACACGCGGGTAGAATGTGCGCTGTGGCTCTACCAGAATTGATGGTTCAGTTTCGCAGAAACCGTGACAGCCGGTAACATTGAGGCCGATTTTACCGGTCAGGTTCTGCTGAATCAGAACCTTCTTTGCAATCCTGATCAGGTCATTGGAACCGCTGGCTTGACCGCATGTACCATTGGAAATTACCAACTGCGGTCTCGGGTCAAGGTCGCTCGATAACCTTTCGTGAAGGATCTTGAATTCTTCAATGGATCTCAGTTGCTGCATAGTTATTTCCTGATATTTTTAATGCACATTTTTCTATTTAAAAAGGGATATTACATCGTCACTCCGCTCAAATCCAGCATATGACCGCGGCATCCCTGGCGGGTGCAGATCTGCACCATTCCGCCTCCGCGCACTATCATCGGCACCATCGGCGCGCCACACTCGGAACACTCGGTGCTGCCGATCATCTCCGAATGACAGTAGGGGCA
This region of Candidatus Zixiibacteriota bacterium genomic DNA includes:
- a CDS encoding hydrogenase, whose protein sequence is MQQLRSIEEFKILHERLSSDLDPRPQLVISNGTCGQASGSNDLIRIAKKVLIQQNLTGKIGLNVTGCHGFCETEPSILVEPQRTFYPRVDPADIPRIIESVVHGDVVEDLLYRDPVSRERIEKQDDIPFYKHQDRVLLSKSEKIDPIRIFNYIRNGGYTAFCKLYESTEPEAVVEAVKTSGLRGRGGAGFPTGLKWELLSKQSSKGGKVLICNADEGDPGAYMDRSLLEGNPHSIIEGMLIGALATGATEGIIY